In a genomic window of Tripterygium wilfordii isolate XIE 37 chromosome 8, ASM1340144v1, whole genome shotgun sequence:
- the LOC120003279 gene encoding rhodanese-like domain-containing protein 4, chloroplastic isoform X2 translates to MEALNAAGLRPLSVFSERRTEPTKSLQSLNLSKSPSITITAPTIQDHFSRTLHGGLVFMSSVLASGLAKALTYEEAIQQSASNPTSDFDPSGVLESLINFGTDNPVITGGGIVVLAVPLFLSQILKKPKPWGVESAKNSYAKLSDEGSAQLLDIRAPAEFRQVGSPDIRGLGKKPVSIAYKGEDKPGFLKKLSLKFKEPENTTLFILDKFDGNSELVAELVTLNGFKAAYAIKDGAEGPRGWMSSGLPWILPRKGLSLDLSNLADAIGGTLEGSDGLPVALGVAAAAGLGLLTFTEIETLLQVLGTAALVQFVSSKLLFAEDRKATLQQLDEYVNNNVAPKELVDDIKQIGKALLPTPVISRSLPAPAEVTQESTAEAKVKTAADPTPQINSVAKTEMEEGSLPGLPRPLSPYPAYPDLKPPTSPTPSQP, encoded by the exons ATGGAGGCCCTCAATGCTGCAGGGTTGAGACCTTTATCTGTATTTTCTGAGAGGAGAACAGAACCCACCAAATCACTGCAATCACTCAATCTTTCGAAGTCTCCTTCTATCACCATCACAGCACCCACAATACAAGACCATTTCTCAAGGACTCTTCATGGGGGTCTTGTGTTTATGTCATCAGTTCTTGCTTCTGGGCTAGCTAAAGCTTTGACTTATGAGGAAGCGATACAGCAGTCTGCGAGCAACCCTACTTCAGATTTTGATCCAAGTGGGGTTCTTGAAAGTCTGATCAATTTTGGAACCGATAATCCTGTAATTACAGGTGGAGGTATTGTTGTTTTGGCTGTTCCATTATTTTTGTCTCAGATTTTAAAGAAGCCCAAGCCATGGGGGGTTGAGTCTGCAAAAAATTCTTATGCCAAATTGAGTGATGAAGGCTCTGCTCAATTGCTTGATATAAGAGCTCCTGCGGAGTTTAGGCAAGTGGGGAGTCCTGATATCCGAGGTTTGGGCAAGAAGCCGGTGTCTATTGCTTACAAAGGTGAAGACAAGCCAGGTTTCCTGAAGAAGCTGTCTTTGAAGTTCAAGGAACCAGAGAATACCACATTGTTCATTCTAGACAA ATTTGATGGGAACTCTGAACTGGTTGCTGAGTTAGTTACTCTAAATGGATTTAAAGCTGCTTATGCAATAAAAGATGGTGCTGAAGGACCTCGAGGGTGGATG AGCAGCGGTCTTCCTTGGATACTGCCAAGAAAGGGATTGAGTCTTGATCTTAGCAATTTAGCAGATGCTATTGGCGGTACTCTT GAGGGCTCTGATGGTTTGCCTGTCGCTCTGGGGGTTGCTGCAGCAGCTGGGTTAGGTTTATTGACCTTCACGGAG ATAGAAACACTTCTCCAAGTATTAGGCACGGCAGCTCTTGTTCAGTTCGTGAGCTCAAAACTTCTATTTGCAGAG GATCGAAAGGCAACTTTGCAACAACTTGATGAGTATGTGAACAACAATGTTGCCCCCAAGGAGCTTGTAGATGACATAAAG CAAATCGGGAAGGCTCTACTACCAACACCGGTTATTAGCAGGTCTCTTCCAGCACCCGCAGAGGTGACTCAAGAATCAACCGCAGAGGCAAAAGTCAAAACAGCTGCAGACCCTACACCGCAAATTAATTCAGTAGCCAAAACAGAAATGGAAGAAGGATCTCTTCCCGGATTACCAAGACCACTTTCACCATATCCAGCA TATCCAGATCTCAAGCCCCCGACATCTCCTACCCCGTCACAACCTTAA
- the LOC120003279 gene encoding rhodanese-like domain-containing protein 4, chloroplastic isoform X1, whose protein sequence is MEALNAAGLRPLSVFSERRTEPTKSLQSLNLSKSPSITITAPTIQDHFSRTLHGGLVFMSSVLASGLAKALTYEEAIQQSASNPTSDFDPSGVLESLINFGTDNPVITGGGIVVLAVPLFLSQILKKPKPWGVESAKNSYAKLSDEGSAQLLDIRAPAEFRQVGSPDIRGLGKKPVSIAYKGEDKPGFLKKLSLKFKEPENTTLFILDKFDGNSELVAELVTLNGFKAAYAIKDGAEGPRGWMSSGLPWILPRKGLSLDLSNLADAIGGTLEGSDGLPVALGVAAAAGLGLLTFTEVIETLLQVLGTAALVQFVSSKLLFAEDRKATLQQLDEYVNNNVAPKELVDDIKQIGKALLPTPVISRSLPAPAEVTQESTAEAKVKTAADPTPQINSVAKTEMEEGSLPGLPRPLSPYPAYPDLKPPTSPTPSQP, encoded by the exons ATGGAGGCCCTCAATGCTGCAGGGTTGAGACCTTTATCTGTATTTTCTGAGAGGAGAACAGAACCCACCAAATCACTGCAATCACTCAATCTTTCGAAGTCTCCTTCTATCACCATCACAGCACCCACAATACAAGACCATTTCTCAAGGACTCTTCATGGGGGTCTTGTGTTTATGTCATCAGTTCTTGCTTCTGGGCTAGCTAAAGCTTTGACTTATGAGGAAGCGATACAGCAGTCTGCGAGCAACCCTACTTCAGATTTTGATCCAAGTGGGGTTCTTGAAAGTCTGATCAATTTTGGAACCGATAATCCTGTAATTACAGGTGGAGGTATTGTTGTTTTGGCTGTTCCATTATTTTTGTCTCAGATTTTAAAGAAGCCCAAGCCATGGGGGGTTGAGTCTGCAAAAAATTCTTATGCCAAATTGAGTGATGAAGGCTCTGCTCAATTGCTTGATATAAGAGCTCCTGCGGAGTTTAGGCAAGTGGGGAGTCCTGATATCCGAGGTTTGGGCAAGAAGCCGGTGTCTATTGCTTACAAAGGTGAAGACAAGCCAGGTTTCCTGAAGAAGCTGTCTTTGAAGTTCAAGGAACCAGAGAATACCACATTGTTCATTCTAGACAA ATTTGATGGGAACTCTGAACTGGTTGCTGAGTTAGTTACTCTAAATGGATTTAAAGCTGCTTATGCAATAAAAGATGGTGCTGAAGGACCTCGAGGGTGGATG AGCAGCGGTCTTCCTTGGATACTGCCAAGAAAGGGATTGAGTCTTGATCTTAGCAATTTAGCAGATGCTATTGGCGGTACTCTT GAGGGCTCTGATGGTTTGCCTGTCGCTCTGGGGGTTGCTGCAGCAGCTGGGTTAGGTTTATTGACCTTCACGGAGGTG ATAGAAACACTTCTCCAAGTATTAGGCACGGCAGCTCTTGTTCAGTTCGTGAGCTCAAAACTTCTATTTGCAGAG GATCGAAAGGCAACTTTGCAACAACTTGATGAGTATGTGAACAACAATGTTGCCCCCAAGGAGCTTGTAGATGACATAAAG CAAATCGGGAAGGCTCTACTACCAACACCGGTTATTAGCAGGTCTCTTCCAGCACCCGCAGAGGTGACTCAAGAATCAACCGCAGAGGCAAAAGTCAAAACAGCTGCAGACCCTACACCGCAAATTAATTCAGTAGCCAAAACAGAAATGGAAGAAGGATCTCTTCCCGGATTACCAAGACCACTTTCACCATATCCAGCA TATCCAGATCTCAAGCCCCCGACATCTCCTACCCCGTCACAACCTTAA